One Cryptomeria japonica chromosome 9, Sugi_1.0, whole genome shotgun sequence genomic window carries:
- the LOC131064634 gene encoding pentatricopeptide repeat-containing protein At1g11290, chloroplastic-like: MPLPSSTRLNLTASCRQGQKEALHILLTTHKSPENCSTHLQLLNTCVFKNALSQGKSVHTFIAHRPLAFGTRTVFHNKLIDMYVKCGSLVEGCRMFDRMKERDNVSWNTIIAAYRRHGYPQEAVTLFHQMQRTGFQPDQFTFASVLPACAKMGDLEQGMNIHQSIMEGEFLSDIMVGNALVDMYAKCGSIDKARDVFDGMPQRDVVSWNAIVAGYTQNGVLDEALRLFKAMPQRDVLSWNVMIAGYAHNGFVEKALETLQQMELAGIKPDSITFASIFQACAKMRALEQGIDIHQSIKDREILSNVVVGTALVDMYSKCGSIDKACELFGKMPQRNVVSWTAMIVGYSQNGFVEKALKTFKQMQLADVKPNSTTFASILPVCAKIGDLEQGTGIHQRIIEAGFFSVSLVGNALIDMYAKCGSIDKARQLFDRMPHKDVISWNTMIAGYTQNGFVEKALEVFKQMQLAGVKPNSTTFASILPVCAKIGALEQGIGIHQSIMERGFLSDIVVGNALVDMYAKCGSIVKAHELFDRMPQRDVISWNTMIGGYAQNGFVEKALETFKQMRLAGVKPDSTTFACVLPTCAKMGALEQGMDIHQIIMEGGFFSDIIVRNALVDMYTKCGRIDKGRKLFDKMPQRNVVTWNAMIAGYAQNGLVEKALETLKQMRLGGVKPNSTTFTSILAACAKIGALEHGMDIHQIIEEREISLDVVVATALVDMYAKCGSIDKAHELFDKLPQRDVVSWTAMIVGYAQNGFVDKALETFKQMQLAGVKPDSTTFASILPACAKMGALEQGVDIHQSIKDREVLSNVVVATALVDMYAKCGSMDKACELFDKMPQRNAVSWTSMIVGYAQNGFIEKALETFKQMQLAGVKPDSTTFASILPACAKVGALEQGMDIHKSIMEGGYLSDSIVGNALVDMYAKCGSVDKGRELFDKMPQRDVISWNAMIVGYAQNGIVEKALESFKQMQWAGVKPNSTTFASILPACAKMGALEQGMDIHQSIMEEGFLSDIIVGNALVDMYAKCGSIVKAREMFDRMPERNVISWNAMIAGYAQNGFCKDALKIFELMMQSGIYPDIVSFACVLCACSHAGFVNEGCQYFNHMSNAYCITPTVNHYVCMVDLIARAGYLEETLNFIIKMPVKPVVVVWMSFLGACRSHINIGLGVFTATLLLYLDPRNAATYVLLSNIYAKVGRWGEVQMVRRLMKDRGITKIPGCSWVEDRKMVHAFCVGDRSHPQTQEIYAKLEKLAWEMKAAGYFPDLRQLVNDVEEEEKELFLCHHSEKLAIAFGLLNSPHGASIRIVKNLRVCSDCHTATKFISKIVAREIVVRDMNRFHHFKQGQCSCGDYW; this comes from the coding sequence ATGCCATTGCCATCTTCTACTCGTCTCAATCTCACAGCATCATGTAGACAGGGCCAGAAGGAGGCGCTGCACATTCTGCTCACTACACACAAATCCCCTGAAAACTGCTCTACTCATCTTCAATTATTGAATACCTGCGTTTTCAAGAACGCGCTTTCACAAGGGAAAAGTGTCCACACTTTCATCGCTCATAGGCCATTGGCATTTGGTACTCGCACAGTTTTTCACAATAAGCTCATTGACATGTATGTCAAGTGCGGAAGTTTAGTTGAGGGTTGTAGAATGTTTGACCGCATGAAAGAACGAGACAACGTCTCATGGAATACGATTATTGCAGCATACAGAAGACATGGGTATCCTCAGGAGGCAGTCACACTGTTTCACCAAATGCAACGAACAGGTTTCCAACCCGATCAGTTTACATTTGCCAGCGTACtaccagcctgtgccaaaatgggagatttagaacagggtatgaacatccatcaaagcataatggaagggGAATTCTTGTCAGATAttatggttggaaatgctctggtagacatgtatgcaaaatgtggaagcatagacaaggcacgtgacgTGTTTGAcggaatgcctcaaagagatgttgtctcatggaatgcaataGTTGCAGGATACACACAGAATGGTGTTCTTGACGAGGCTTTAAGGCTTTTCAAAgcaatgcctcaaagagatgtgttATCATGGAATgtgatgattgcaggatatgcacacaatggatttgttgaaaaggccttAGAAACTTTACAGCAAATGGAATTGGCAGGTATAAAGCCGGACTCCATAACCTTTGCCAGCATCTTTCAAGCCTGTgccaaaatgagagctttggagcagggtatagacatccatcaaagcataaaagatagagaaattttgtcaaatgttgtagttggaACTGCTCTAGTAGACATGTattcaaaatgtggaagcatcgacaaggcatgtgaattgtttggcaaaatgcctcaaagaaatgtggtctcatggactgcaatgattgtgggatattcacaaaatggatttgttgaaaaggctttaaaaactttcaagcaaatgcaattggcagatgTAAAAcctaattccacaacctttgccagcatcctccctgtctGTGCCAAAATAGGAGACTTGGAACAGGGTACAGGCATCCATCAAAGGATAATAGAAGCGGGATTTTTCTCAGTTAGTTTAGTTGGAAACGCTCTCATAGATATGTATgcgaaatgtggaagcatagacaaggcacgtcaactatttgacagaatgcctcataaagatgtcatctcatggaatacaatgattgcaggatatacacaaaatgggtttgttgaaaagGCGTTGGAagttttcaagcaaatgcaattggcaggcgtAAAGCCAAATTcaacaacctttgctagcatcctccctgtctgtgccaaaataggagctttggaacagggtataggtatccatcaaagcataatggaaaggggatttttgtcagatattgtagttggaaatgctctggtagacatgtatgcaaaatgtggaagcatagttaaggcacatgaactgtttgacagaatgcctcaaagagatgtaatctcatggaatacaatgatcggaggatatgcacaaaatggatttgttgagaaggctttggaaaccttcaagcaaatgagattggcaggtgtaaaaccagattccacaacctttgcctgCGTCCTTCccacctgtgcaaaaatgggagctttggaacagggtatggatatccatcaaaTCATAATGGAAGGTGGATTTTTTTCAGATATTATAGTTAGAAATGCTTTGGtagacatgtatacaaaatgtggaaggATTGACAAGGGAcgtaaattgtttgacaaaatgcctcaaagaaatgtggtcacatggaatgcaatgattgcagggtatgcacaaaatggattggttgaaaaggctttagaaactttaaaGCAAATGCGATTGGGAGGTGTAAAACCTAATTCAACAACCTTTACCAGCATCCTTGCCgcctgtgccaaaataggagctttggaacatggtatggacatccatcaaataaTAGAGGAGAGAGAAATTTCGCTAGATGTTGTTGttgcaactgccttggtagacatgtatgcgaaatgtggaagcatagataaagcacatgaactgtttgacaaattgcctcaaagagatgtcgtctcatggactgcaatgattgtaggatatgcacaaaatggatttgttgacaaggctttagaaactttcaagcaaatgcagttggcaggtgtaaagccagattccacaacctttgctagcatccttccagcctgtgccaaaatgggagctctaGAACAGGGTGTagacatccatcaaagtataaagGATAGAGAAGTTTTGTCAAATGtggtagttgcaactgccctggtggatatgtatgcaaaatgtggaagcatggataaggcatgtgaattgtttgacaaaatgcctcaaagaaatgcagTCTCCTGGACTtcaatgattgtaggatatgcacaaaatggatttattgaaaaggctttagaaactttcaagcaaatgcaattggcaggtgtaaagccagactccacaacctttgccagcatcctccctgcttgtgccaaagtaggagctttggaacagggtatggacatccataaaAGTATTATGGAAGGGGGATATTTGTCAGATAgtatagttggaaatgctctagtagacatgtatgcaaaatgtggaagtgtAGACAAGGGACGTGAACTGTtcgacaaaatgcctcaaagagatgtcatctcatggaatgcaatgattgtgggatatgcacaaaatggaattgttgaaaaggctttagaaagtttcaagcaaatgcaatgggcaggtgtaaagccaaattccacaacttttgccagcatcctccctgcctgtgccaaaatgggagctttagaacagggtatggacattcatcaaagcataatggaagagggatttttgtcagatattatagttggaaatgctctggtagacatgtatgcaaaatgtggaagtattGTCAAGGCACGTGaaatgtttgacagaatgcctgaaagaaatgtcatctcatggaatgcaatgattgcaggatatgcacaaaatggattttgcaaAGATGCTCTCAAAATTTTTGAATTAATGATGCAATCTGGAATATATCCTGACATTGTAAGCTTTGCTTGTGTTCTATGTGCATGCAGCCATGCAGGTTTTGTGAATGAGGGTTGTCAATACTTCAATCATATGAGTAATGCTTATTGCATTACACCTACAGTCAATCATTATGTGTGCATGGTTGACCTTATTGCCCGTGCTGGCTATCTTGAGGAGACCCTAAACTTTATCATTAAGATGCCAGTTAAACCCGTTGTGGTTGTGTGGATGTCTTTTCTTGGCGCCTGTAGATCACATATAAATATAGGCTTAGGAGTATTTACAGCAACACTGCTTTTATATTTGGATCCTAGAAATGCTGCAACTTATGTTCTTCTCTCTAACATCTATGCAAAAGTGGGCAGGTGGGGTGAGGTTCAAATGGTAAGGAGACTGATGAAAGATAGAGGAATTACAAAGATCCCTGGATGTAGTTGGGTTGAAGACCGTAAAATGGTACATGCTTTCTGTGTAGGAGACAGATCACATCCACAGACACAGGAGATCTATGCAAAGTTGGAGAAATTGGCTTGGGAGATGAAGGCAGCAGGGTATTTTCCAGATTTAAGACAGTTAGTTAATGAtgtggaagaggaggaaaaagaattaTTTCTCTGCCATCATAGTGAAAAGTTAGCAATTGCATTTGGTTTGCTAAACTCACCCCATGGGGCAAGTATTAGAATTGTCAAGAACCTTCGAGTGTGTTCTGACTGCCACACTGCAACAAAATTTATCAGCAAGATTGTTGCAAGAGAAATTGTTGTGAGAGATATGAACCGTTTCCATCATTTTAAACAGGGACAATGTTCTTGTGGAGATTATTGGTGA